The Pseudomonas parafulva genome window below encodes:
- a CDS encoding glycosyltransferase family 4 protein translates to MNTPPLRVTLVSETFPPEINGVANTLGRLSDGLRLRGHLVEVVRPRQAGEMATNADDSLLLCRGWPLPGYPGLQWGEVSMHKLWRRWRRQRPDVLYIATEGPLGLSALRAARRLGIAVVSGFHTNFPQYSGQYGLGLLARLLTHYLRWFHRRTATTLVPSASQRLELERRGFERLSLMARGVDGQLFNPAKRDQALRDHWGLAADDIAVLHVGRLAAEKNLALLQPCLRALQQAHPQRRLRLIVVGDGPQRAQLQQQMPEAIFCGAQRGEVLAQHYASGDLFLFPSLTETFGNVVLEALASGLAVVAYDEAAAAQHIRHGHSGALAMPGDQPAFIDAACWLLEDDETLRRVRLNARQHASRQGWQTIVEQFEGHLYAACAASTTHDAQAIKPLAIKPGSTASNN, encoded by the coding sequence ATGAATACACCGCCGCTACGCGTCACCCTGGTCAGCGAGACCTTTCCACCCGAGATAAACGGCGTGGCCAACACCCTGGGCCGGCTCAGCGATGGCCTGCGTCTGCGCGGGCATCTGGTCGAGGTGGTGCGTCCGCGCCAGGCCGGCGAAATGGCCACCAACGCCGACGATAGCCTGCTGCTGTGCCGTGGCTGGCCGCTGCCGGGCTACCCGGGACTGCAATGGGGCGAAGTGTCGATGCACAAATTGTGGCGGCGCTGGCGGCGGCAGCGTCCGGACGTGCTGTACATCGCCACCGAAGGCCCACTGGGCCTTAGCGCCCTGCGTGCGGCCCGACGCCTGGGCATCGCCGTGGTCAGCGGCTTCCACACCAATTTCCCGCAGTATTCCGGGCAATACGGCCTGGGCCTGCTGGCCCGCCTGCTCACGCATTACTTGCGCTGGTTCCATCGGCGCACGGCCACCACTCTGGTGCCCAGCGCCAGCCAGCGCCTGGAGCTGGAACGGCGCGGCTTCGAGCGTCTGTCCTTGATGGCTCGGGGCGTCGATGGACAATTGTTCAATCCGGCAAAGCGCGATCAAGCGCTGCGCGATCACTGGGGGTTAGCGGCGGACGATATCGCGGTGCTGCATGTCGGGCGGCTGGCGGCGGAAAAGAACCTGGCCCTGCTGCAACCCTGCCTGCGCGCCCTGCAACAGGCCCATCCACAGCGACGCCTGCGCCTGATCGTGGTGGGCGACGGGCCGCAACGTGCGCAGTTGCAACAGCAGATGCCCGAGGCGATCTTCTGCGGCGCGCAACGCGGCGAAGTGCTGGCTCAGCATTACGCCAGTGGCGACCTGTTCCTGTTTCCCAGCCTGACTGAAACCTTCGGTAACGTGGTGCTCGAAGCGCTGGCCTCGGGCCTGGCGGTGGTCGCCTACGACGAAGCCGCCGCGGCCCAGCATATTCGACATGGTCATAGCGGCGCCCTGGCCATGCCAGGCGATCAACCGGCGTTCATCGACGCCGCCTGCTGGTTGCTCGAGGACGACGAAACCCTGCGACGCGTGCGCCTCAATGCGCGCCAGCACGCTAGCCGCCAAGGGTGGCAGACGATCGTCGAGCAATTCGAAGGTCATCTGTATGCCGCCTGCGCGGCGAGCACCACCCACGATGCCCAGGCAATCAAGCCGCTGGCAATAAAGCCGGGCTCGACTGCCTCGAACAACTGA
- a CDS encoding DUF1631 domain-containing protein translates to MRDEGRVGPFGVTLDSRRPAPLPGLPMVLLQVRDKAALHLRQGLQALFDNADDTLFEMADKAGVGDPQHLYFEAMRDLRLKRKSIERAFLDTLHDTFLQLGQIDPLGNFDLAIGKPSRERTLAMGAMVERVLARDGFALEQLSQRFTALLDRPVQVHGNPLGPACLCRYFLDAGRELGVGQRVKLILLQLFERYVLRDVDVLYAQANQLLAAAGVLGHLAPGPRRRVEDRALVGRCGPTSLIGGPDLDADRAGQAFFASLQDLLAPRRGRLAPRVQSVAAAQAIGTADLLRLITHLQHYLPEPVEADDFDLGQQLEQLLLRIGVRSGTRRRLATDDEDLINLIGLLFDHVRRDDNLPEALRALLVRLHLPLLKVALLDKSLFSRTSHPARRLLNEIAAMAIDWEGAGEALHARMERVIQRLLSDFDDDLQVVNDVLEEFLQFSAEERRRSELLEQRTRDAEQGRARALQARRQVQLELDRRLRGRLVPRVVQTMLMECWSQVLLLAWLKHGEGSQAWEHGLATLDALLESITVRPQPPARQRLIEQLPGLLKALRDGLAGVALDSAVQRAFFMELERLHLRACAEPGQWQGEIDEVRIREPIILAIAEEPAGSCVSPLAAHSLQLQQVRRLRLGTWVELHDEDEPLRCKLVARVEGSDRLVFANRTGMKVREWSSAGLALALRRGEARVLDDGLLFERALEAVLEELRSAEVR, encoded by the coding sequence ATGCGCGATGAAGGCAGGGTGGGCCCCTTCGGGGTGACCCTCGACAGCAGGCGGCCAGCGCCCTTGCCTGGCCTTCCCATGGTCCTCCTGCAAGTGCGTGACAAAGCCGCGTTGCACTTGCGCCAGGGGCTCCAGGCGTTGTTCGACAACGCCGACGACACCCTCTTCGAGATGGCCGACAAGGCTGGCGTTGGCGATCCGCAGCACCTGTATTTCGAAGCCATGCGCGATCTTCGGCTCAAGCGTAAAAGTATCGAGCGCGCCTTTCTCGACACCCTTCACGACACCTTCCTGCAACTCGGTCAGATCGACCCGCTGGGAAACTTCGACCTGGCCATCGGCAAACCTTCGCGCGAGCGCACCTTGGCAATGGGGGCGATGGTCGAGCGCGTGCTGGCGCGCGATGGGTTCGCCCTGGAACAACTGAGCCAGCGTTTCACCGCGCTGCTCGACCGGCCCGTGCAGGTGCACGGCAATCCCCTCGGGCCTGCCTGTCTGTGCCGCTATTTTCTCGATGCGGGCCGCGAGCTGGGCGTGGGCCAGCGGGTCAAACTGATCCTGCTGCAATTGTTCGAGCGTTACGTGCTGCGCGATGTCGATGTGCTGTACGCGCAAGCCAACCAATTGCTGGCCGCCGCCGGCGTGCTTGGGCATCTGGCGCCGGGGCCGCGTCGGCGCGTCGAGGATCGGGCGCTGGTCGGACGCTGCGGTCCGACCTCTTTGATTGGCGGGCCTGACCTGGATGCCGACCGCGCCGGACAGGCCTTCTTCGCGTCGCTGCAGGACCTGCTGGCGCCCCGCCGCGGTCGCCTCGCCCCACGCGTACAGAGCGTGGCGGCGGCACAGGCGATCGGTACTGCGGACCTGTTGCGCCTGATCACGCACTTGCAGCACTACCTGCCGGAACCGGTCGAGGCCGACGATTTCGATCTCGGCCAGCAACTGGAGCAACTGCTGCTGCGCATTGGCGTACGCAGTGGCACCCGGCGGCGCCTGGCCACGGACGATGAAGACTTGATCAACCTCATCGGACTGTTGTTCGATCATGTCCGTCGCGACGACAACCTGCCCGAAGCCCTGCGGGCGCTGCTGGTCCGTCTGCACCTTCCCCTGCTCAAGGTGGCCTTGCTGGACAAAAGTCTGTTCAGCCGCACCAGTCATCCCGCGCGTCGGCTGCTCAACGAAATCGCCGCCATGGCCATCGACTGGGAGGGCGCCGGCGAGGCGCTGCATGCGCGGATGGAACGTGTCATCCAGCGCCTGCTCAGCGATTTCGACGACGACCTGCAGGTCGTTAACGATGTGCTCGAGGAGTTCCTGCAGTTCAGCGCAGAAGAGCGTCGGCGCAGTGAGTTGCTGGAACAGCGCACCCGTGATGCCGAACAGGGGCGGGCGCGTGCGTTGCAGGCGCGTCGACAGGTCCAGTTGGAACTCGACCGCCGCTTGCGCGGGCGCCTGGTGCCACGCGTGGTGCAGACCATGCTGATGGAGTGCTGGAGTCAGGTGTTGTTGCTCGCCTGGCTCAAGCATGGCGAAGGCTCGCAAGCCTGGGAGCACGGCCTGGCGACACTGGACGCCTTGCTCGAGAGCATCACCGTGCGGCCCCAGCCCCCGGCGCGCCAACGTTTGATCGAGCAGTTGCCCGGGCTGCTCAAGGCCTTGCGTGATGGCCTGGCCGGGGTGGCGCTGGACTCGGCCGTACAACGGGCCTTCTTCATGGAGTTGGAGCGTCTGCACCTGCGCGCTTGCGCCGAGCCCGGTCAATGGCAGGGCGAGATCGACGAGGTCCGGATACGTGAGCCGATCATCCTGGCCATCGCCGAGGAGCCGGCCGGCAGTTGCGTATCGCCGTTGGCGGCGCACAGCCTGCAGTTGCAGCAGGTCAGGCGCCTGCGCCTGGGCACTTGGGTCGAGTTGCATGATGAAGACGAGCCGCTGCGCTGCAAGTTGGTGGCACGCGTCGAAGGGAGCGATCGGCTGGTCTTCGCCAATCGCACCGGCATGAAAGTGCGCGAATGGAGCAGTGCTGGCCTGGCCCTGGCGCTGCGCCGAGGCGAGGCGAGGGTGCTGGATGACGGCTTGCTGTTCGAGCGCGCCTTGGAGGCCGTGCTGGAAGAGCTGCGTTCAGCCGAAGTGCGTTGA
- a CDS encoding FKBP-type peptidyl-prolyl cis-trans isomerase: MLIAANKAVSIDYTLTNDAGETIDSSAGGAPLVYLHGAANIIPGLEKALEGKQAGDELTVAIEPEEAYGEYMAELVSTLNRSMFEGVDQLEVGMQFHASAPDGQMQIVTIRDLDGDDVTVDGNHPLAGQRLNFKVKVVNVRDASEEELAHGHVHGEGGHQH, encoded by the coding sequence ATGCTGATCGCCGCCAACAAGGCAGTCTCCATCGACTATACCCTGACCAACGACGCCGGGGAGACCATCGACAGCTCCGCCGGTGGCGCGCCGCTGGTCTACCTGCACGGTGCCGCCAACATCATTCCGGGCCTGGAAAAGGCGCTGGAAGGCAAGCAGGCTGGTGATGAACTCACCGTTGCCATCGAGCCGGAAGAGGCCTACGGCGAGTACATGGCCGAGCTGGTCAGCACCCTGAACCGCAGCATGTTCGAAGGCGTCGACCAACTGGAAGTCGGCATGCAGTTTCACGCTTCGGCGCCGGACGGCCAGATGCAGATCGTCACCATCCGTGACCTCGACGGCGACGACGTCACCGTCGATGGCAACCACCCGCTGGCCGGCCAGCGCCTGAACTTCAAGGTCAAGGTGGTCAATGTGCGTGATGCCAGCGAGGAAGAACTCGCCCATGGCCACGTGCACGGCGAGGGTGGCCATCAGCACTGA
- the ampE gene encoding regulatory signaling modulator protein AmpE, producing the protein MSFLVLVLILWVEQFSAWRHRLQRDGFFLAELARLERRGRVSADWSLVLLVLAPVLLLALLLYVLQPVAYGLLALPVHLLVLLYSLGRGDTKAALGPFRDAWRRGDEQAALHVAERDLGLAADDPRDLLVRVQGNLLWQAYQSFFAVIFWYVLLGPAAALGYRLLALSAAHAHQPALKARAVQLRHLMDWLPVRVLALSFALVGNFVAVTRVMLHELLNWHLSAGQLIARVGRVADDIPEQEEAQSALARLDSLWELLLRSAVLWYAGFALWTVLL; encoded by the coding sequence ATGAGTTTTCTGGTATTGGTCCTGATCCTCTGGGTCGAGCAGTTCTCGGCCTGGCGCCATCGTCTGCAGCGAGACGGCTTTTTCCTCGCCGAGCTGGCGCGTCTGGAGCGCCGAGGACGCGTGTCGGCCGACTGGAGTCTGGTGCTGCTGGTGCTGGCGCCCGTGCTGCTGCTGGCATTGCTGCTGTATGTGCTGCAGCCAGTGGCCTATGGCTTGCTGGCGCTGCCGGTGCACCTGCTGGTCCTGCTCTACAGCCTCGGCCGCGGCGATACCAAGGCGGCCCTCGGACCGTTTCGCGATGCCTGGCGTCGCGGCGACGAACAGGCCGCCCTGCATGTGGCCGAGCGCGACCTGGGCTTGGCCGCGGACGACCCGCGCGACCTTCTGGTCCGGGTGCAGGGCAACCTGCTGTGGCAGGCCTACCAGAGCTTTTTCGCGGTGATCTTCTGGTATGTCCTGCTGGGGCCGGCCGCGGCGCTCGGCTACCGGTTGCTCGCCCTGAGCGCCGCCCACGCTCATCAGCCCGCGCTCAAGGCGCGTGCGGTGCAATTGCGCCACCTCATGGACTGGCTACCGGTACGGGTGCTGGCGCTGAGTTTCGCGCTGGTCGGCAACTTCGTAGCGGTGACCCGGGTGATGCTGCACGAGTTGCTCAACTGGCACCTCAGTGCCGGGCAACTGATCGCTCGCGTAGGCAGGGTGGCCGACGATATTCCTGAGCAGGAAGAGGCGCAGAGCGCACTGGCGCGTCTGGACAGTCTGTGGGAACTGCTGCTGCGCAGTGCGGTGTTGTGGTATGCCGGGTTCGCCTTGTGGACGGTGCTGCTGTGA
- the trxB gene encoding thioredoxin-disulfide reductase has protein sequence MSEVRHSRVIILGSGPAGYSAAVYAARANLKPLLITGMQAGGQLTTTTEVDNWPGDPHGLTGPALMQRMQEHAERFETEIVFDHINAVDLANKPFTLRGDSGTYTCDALIVATGASARYLGLPSEETFMGKGVSACATCDGFFYRNKPVAVVGGGNTAVEEALYLANIASKVTLVHRRDTFRAEKILIDKLHARVAEGKIELKLNATLDEVLGDNMGVTGARLKNNDGSSDEIKVDGVFIAIGHTPNTSLFEGQLTLKDGYLVVSGGREGNATATNVAGVFAAGDVADHVYRQAITSAGAGCMAALDVERYLDGLANASF, from the coding sequence ATGTCCGAAGTTCGTCATTCCCGCGTCATCATCCTCGGTTCCGGTCCTGCCGGTTACAGCGCTGCGGTGTACGCGGCCCGTGCCAACCTCAAGCCGCTGCTGATCACCGGCATGCAGGCCGGCGGCCAGCTGACCACCACCACCGAAGTGGACAACTGGCCGGGCGACCCCCATGGCCTGACCGGCCCTGCGCTGATGCAGCGCATGCAGGAGCACGCGGAACGCTTCGAGACCGAGATCGTTTTCGATCACATCAATGCCGTCGACCTGGCCAACAAGCCGTTCACCCTGCGCGGTGACAGCGGCACCTACACGTGCGACGCGCTGATCGTCGCCACCGGCGCCAGCGCGCGCTATCTGGGCCTGCCGTCGGAAGAAACCTTCATGGGCAAGGGCGTGTCGGCCTGCGCGACCTGCGACGGTTTCTTCTATCGCAACAAGCCGGTCGCCGTGGTCGGTGGCGGCAACACCGCGGTGGAAGAGGCACTGTACCTGGCCAACATCGCCAGCAAAGTAACCCTGGTGCACCGCCGCGATACCTTCCGCGCCGAGAAGATCCTGATCGACAAGCTGCACGCTCGTGTGGCCGAGGGCAAGATCGAACTCAAGCTCAACGCCACCCTGGACGAAGTGCTCGGCGACAACATGGGCGTGACCGGCGCGCGCCTGAAGAACAACGATGGCAGCAGCGACGAGATCAAGGTCGATGGCGTGTTCATCGCCATCGGTCATACCCCGAACACGTCGCTGTTCGAAGGGCAACTGACGCTCAAGGATGGTTACCTGGTGGTCAGCGGCGGTCGCGAAGGCAATGCCACTGCCACCAATGTCGCCGGTGTGTTCGCGGCGGGCGACGTGGCTGACCATGTGTACCGTCAGGCCATCACGTCGGCGGGTGCCGGCTGCATGGCCGCGCTGGATGTGGAGCGTTATCTGGACGGCCTGGCCAACGCGTCGTTCTGA
- a CDS encoding glutathione peroxidase — MSAFHGLTLKSLDGEDLPLAPFKGQVVLVVNVASKCGLTPQYATLEKLYQQFKDRGFAVLGLPCNQFAGQEPGSAQEIQAFCSLNYGVSFPLSAKLEVNGPERHPLYRLLAGEGAEFPGDITWNFEKFLVGKDGRVLARFAPRIAPDEPSVLQAIEKALG; from the coding sequence ATGAGTGCATTTCACGGCCTGACGCTGAAGTCGCTCGACGGCGAGGACTTGCCTCTGGCGCCGTTCAAGGGGCAGGTCGTGCTGGTGGTGAACGTCGCCTCCAAGTGCGGCCTGACGCCCCAGTACGCGACACTGGAGAAGCTGTACCAGCAGTTCAAGGATCGAGGCTTTGCTGTGCTCGGCTTGCCCTGCAACCAGTTTGCCGGGCAGGAGCCAGGGTCGGCGCAGGAGATCCAGGCGTTCTGCAGCCTGAATTACGGGGTTAGTTTCCCGCTCAGTGCCAAGCTTGAGGTCAATGGGCCCGAGCGTCACCCGCTGTACCGGCTACTGGCGGGCGAGGGCGCCGAGTTTCCGGGTGACATCACCTGGAATTTCGAGAAGTTTCTGGTCGGCAAGGACGGCCGTGTGCTGGCGCGTTTCGCCCCGCGCATCGCGCCGGACGAGCCGAGCGTGCTACAGGCGATCGAGAAGGCGCTGGGCTGA
- a CDS encoding DUF3565 domain-containing protein, giving the protein MGQDLLQKNVERTSVTKGSPECERAAEGERPISRIVSFQQDENGHWVVALSCGHTQHLRHQPPWQNRAWVLDPEQRAARVGQVFTCGWCARGADGATLDR; this is encoded by the coding sequence ATGGGGCAAGACCTTTTGCAAAAGAATGTAGAGCGCACAAGTGTAACGAAGGGTTCGCCCGAATGCGAACGCGCAGCCGAGGGGGAACGCCCCATCAGTCGGATCGTCAGCTTCCAGCAAGACGAGAACGGCCATTGGGTGGTGGCACTTTCCTGCGGCCATACCCAGCACCTGCGCCATCAGCCGCCCTGGCAGAACCGAGCCTGGGTGCTCGACCCAGAGCAGCGCGCCGCCCGTGTCGGCCAGGTCTTCACCTGCGGCTGGTGCGCGAGAGGGGCTGATGGCGCTACCCTTGACCGTTGA
- the nadC gene encoding carboxylating nicotinate-nucleotide diphosphorylase translates to MPNLRLADLTAEIEANVRRALLEDVGSGDITAQLIPAERLAKATVITRERCVIAGTAWVDAVFRQLDPRVAVHWRVIDGEQAEADQALFHLEGPARSLLTGERSALNFLQMLSGVATRARFLTNLVEGTQVRLLDTRKTLPGLRLAQKYAVTCGGCDNHRIGLFDAFLIKENHIAACGGVAEAVAAARRIAPGKPVEIEVESLDELHQALAAGADIVMLDELSLDEMREAVRLNAGKAKLEASGGVNESTLRVIAETGVDYISIGAMTKDVKAVDLSMRLSL, encoded by the coding sequence ATGCCGAACCTACGTCTCGCCGACCTCACCGCCGAAATCGAAGCCAACGTGCGCCGCGCACTGCTCGAAGACGTCGGCAGCGGCGACATCACCGCCCAGCTCATCCCTGCCGAGCGGTTGGCCAAGGCCACCGTCATCACCCGCGAGCGCTGCGTGATCGCCGGTACCGCCTGGGTCGACGCGGTGTTCCGCCAGCTCGATCCGCGCGTAGCCGTGCACTGGCGCGTGATCGACGGTGAGCAGGCTGAAGCTGACCAGGCGCTGTTTCACCTCGAAGGGCCGGCGCGCTCGCTGCTCACTGGCGAGCGTTCGGCGTTGAATTTCCTGCAAATGCTCTCAGGCGTGGCGACCCGCGCACGCTTTCTGACCAATCTGGTCGAAGGCACCCAGGTGCGGCTGCTCGATACCCGCAAGACCCTGCCCGGCCTACGCCTGGCACAGAAATACGCCGTGACCTGCGGCGGTTGCGACAACCACCGCATCGGCCTGTTCGACGCCTTCCTGATCAAGGAGAACCACATTGCAGCCTGTGGCGGCGTGGCCGAAGCCGTTGCAGCCGCACGGCGCATTGCGCCCGGCAAGCCGGTGGAAATCGAGGTGGAAAGCCTGGACGAACTGCATCAGGCGCTGGCGGCGGGCGCAGATATCGTGATGCTCGACGAGCTGAGCCTGGACGAGATGCGTGAAGCCGTTCGCCTGAACGCAGGCAAAGCCAAGCTGGAGGCCAGCGGCGGGGTCAACGAAAGTACACTGCGGGTGATCGCTGAAACCGGCGTGGACTACATCTCCATCGGCGCGATGACCAAGGATGTGAAGGCGGTGGATCTGTCGATGCGATTGAGCCTGTAA
- the ampD gene encoding 1,6-anhydro-N-acetylmuramyl-L-alanine amidase AmpD: protein MQLDRASGWFSGVTHCPSPNFNARPLGEAISLLVIHNISLPPACFGTGKVQQFFQNRLDPAEHPYFDSIAHLTVSAHLFVERDGAVTQFVSLLDRAWHAGVSRFDGREGCNDFSIGIELEGTDALAYTDAQYDALVQLSRQIRQQWPAIDLERIQGHSDIAPGRKTDPGPAFDWRRYRAALNEDAV, encoded by the coding sequence ATGCAATTGGACCGCGCCAGCGGCTGGTTCAGCGGTGTCACTCACTGCCCCTCGCCCAATTTCAACGCCCGTCCCCTCGGCGAGGCGATCTCCCTGCTGGTGATTCACAACATCAGCTTGCCGCCAGCCTGTTTCGGCACCGGCAAAGTCCAACAGTTCTTCCAGAATCGCCTCGATCCCGCCGAGCATCCTTATTTCGACAGCATCGCGCACCTGACCGTATCGGCACACCTGTTCGTCGAACGCGACGGCGCCGTGACCCAGTTCGTGTCGCTGCTCGACCGCGCCTGGCATGCCGGGGTGTCACGTTTCGACGGCCGTGAAGGCTGCAACGACTTTTCCATCGGCATCGAGCTGGAGGGCACCGATGCGCTGGCCTACACCGATGCCCAGTACGACGCTCTGGTCCAGCTCTCGCGCCAGATCCGCCAGCAATGGCCGGCGATCGATCTGGAGCGCATCCAGGGTCACAGCGACATTGCGCCGGGGCGCAAGACCGACCCCGGCCCGGCTTTCGACTGGCGGCGTTACCGCGCCGCGCTGAACGAGGATGCGGTATGA
- the cysZ gene encoding sulfate transporter CysZ has translation MQAPVLSGPQYLREGLKLVLSPSLRLFVLLPLAINILLFGGLIYFAGHQFSLWVDTLMPTLPSWLSFLTYILWPLFVVLVVLMVFFTFTLLANIIAAPFNGFLAEKVEVVVRGEDHFPAFSWGELMAMVPRTLGREMRKLGYFLPRAIGLFILSLIPVVNVVAAPLWLVFGVWMMAIQYIDYPADNNKMSWQDMLAWLRQKRWQSLGFGGITYLALLIPGVNVLMMPAAVAGATVFWVRERDRPR, from the coding sequence ATGCAAGCCCCCGTCCTGTCCGGCCCGCAGTACCTGCGCGAAGGCCTGAAGCTGGTCCTGAGCCCCAGCCTGCGCCTGTTCGTGCTGCTGCCGTTGGCGATCAACATCCTGCTGTTCGGCGGCCTGATCTACTTCGCCGGCCATCAGTTCAGCCTGTGGGTCGACACACTGATGCCGACCCTGCCCAGTTGGCTGAGCTTTCTCACCTACATTCTCTGGCCACTGTTCGTCGTGCTGGTGGTCCTGATGGTGTTCTTCACCTTCACCCTGCTGGCCAACATCATCGCTGCACCGTTCAACGGCTTCCTGGCCGAGAAGGTGGAAGTGGTGGTACGTGGCGAAGACCACTTCCCGGCGTTCAGTTGGGGCGAGCTGATGGCCATGGTGCCGCGCACGCTTGGCCGCGAGATGCGCAAGCTCGGCTACTTCCTGCCACGGGCCATCGGACTGTTCATCCTGTCGCTGATTCCGGTGGTAAACGTGGTCGCCGCGCCGCTGTGGCTGGTATTCGGTGTGTGGATGATGGCCATCCAGTACATCGACTACCCGGCGGACAACAACAAGATGAGCTGGCAGGACATGCTCGCCTGGCTGCGCCAGAAGCGCTGGCAGAGCCTGGGTTTTGGCGGCATCACCTACCTGGCGCTGTTGATTCCCGGGGTGAACGTGCTGATGATGCCGGCGGCGGTGGCGGGGGCGACGGTGTTCTGGGTGCGCGAGCGCGATCGCCCACGCTGA